One region of gamma proteobacterium HIMB55 genomic DNA includes:
- a CDS encoding ribose-phosphate pyrophosphokinase (PFAM: Phosphoribosyl transferase domain~TIGRFAM: ribose-phosphate pyrophosphokinase) has protein sequence MSSKMMVFTGNSNPDLARKVASRLYLELGSAKVGKFSDGEITVELNENVRGKDVFVLQSTCEPTNDNLMELLLTIDALRRASAGRITAVVPYFGYARQDRRVRSSRVPISAKVVADMMVSVGVDRVLTVDLHAEQIQGFFTCPVDNVYASPILNDDIVASKYKDVVVVSPDIGGVVRARAIAKQLDDADLAIIDKRRPRANESEVMNLIGDVEGRTAIMVDDMVDTAGTLCSAANALKERGAKKVVAYCTHAVLSGKALDNVRNSQLDELVVTDTIPLSAEARSIPKIRQLTLADLLAESIRRVSNEESISALFDA, from the coding sequence ATGTCTTCGAAAATGATGGTCTTTACGGGCAACTCAAACCCCGACTTAGCTAGGAAGGTAGCGAGCCGCCTTTATCTCGAGCTAGGCAGCGCCAAAGTTGGAAAATTCTCCGATGGTGAGATCACCGTTGAGCTCAACGAGAATGTTCGAGGCAAGGACGTTTTCGTACTGCAAAGCACCTGCGAGCCGACGAACGACAATCTGATGGAGCTGTTGCTCACCATCGACGCTCTTCGGCGAGCGTCCGCAGGCCGCATTACAGCAGTTGTCCCCTACTTCGGCTACGCGAGACAAGATCGACGTGTAAGATCGTCTCGTGTCCCGATCTCCGCCAAGGTGGTTGCGGACATGATGGTTAGCGTAGGCGTCGACCGTGTACTCACCGTAGACCTTCACGCTGAGCAGATTCAGGGCTTCTTCACCTGCCCCGTGGACAACGTTTACGCCTCACCCATCCTTAACGACGATATTGTTGCCAGCAAATATAAAGACGTCGTGGTGGTATCTCCCGATATCGGCGGCGTGGTCAGAGCCCGCGCAATCGCAAAACAGCTCGATGATGCTGACCTAGCCATTATCGACAAGCGCCGACCGCGCGCCAACGAGTCTGAAGTGATGAACCTGATAGGTGATGTCGAAGGCCGCACCGCGATCATGGTCGATGACATGGTTGATACTGCAGGGACGCTTTGCTCCGCAGCCAACGCGCTTAAAGAGCGTGGCGCGAAAAAAGTGGTCGCCTACTGCACGCACGCCGTACTTTCAGGCAAGGCGCTCGACAACGTACGCAACTCGCAGCTCGATGAGTTAGTGGTAACTGACACCATTCCACTGAGCGCTGAAGCAAGAAGCATCCCAAAAATCCGCCAGCTAACCCTCGCGGATTTGCTCGCAGAATCGATTCGTCGAGTGAGCAACGAAGAATCCATTAGCGCACTGTTTGACGCATAA
- a CDS encoding LSU ribosomal protein L25P (PFAM: Ribosomal L25p family~TIGRFAM: ribosomal protein L25, Ctc-form) gives MSDTFVVEAELRSDEGKGASRRLRRLEAKVPAIIYGGDSAPVSLSLIRKDLEKHLEKEAFYSAIIEVAYDGKKEKAILKALQRHPAKDFPMHADFFRVEADKAIKVSVPLHFVNEETCVGVKLGGGRIQHTVNEVEVLALPADLPEFIEVDMADIQVGDIVHLSDLKLPDGVTSTALALGEDRDMGVASVLAPRGGKGAAGAADDAEEESADDAASEDAGDES, from the coding sequence ATGTCTGACACTTTTGTAGTAGAAGCCGAGCTTCGTAGCGATGAAGGGAAAGGTGCGAGCCGCCGCCTTCGCCGACTCGAAGCAAAAGTACCCGCCATCATTTATGGAGGCGATAGTGCCCCTGTAAGCCTTTCGCTGATCCGCAAGGACCTCGAAAAACACCTCGAAAAAGAGGCGTTTTACTCAGCGATTATCGAAGTTGCTTACGATGGCAAAAAAGAAAAAGCGATCTTGAAGGCGCTTCAGCGTCACCCTGCAAAGGATTTCCCAATGCACGCTGACTTCTTCCGAGTTGAAGCAGACAAGGCGATCAAGGTCTCCGTGCCACTGCACTTTGTTAATGAAGAAACCTGCGTCGGTGTCAAGCTGGGTGGTGGTCGTATCCAGCACACAGTCAACGAAGTGGAAGTCCTTGCACTCCCTGCTGACCTACCTGAGTTCATCGAAGTCGATATGGCAGACATTCAAGTGGGCGACATCGTTCACCTCTCAGATCTCAAGTTACCCGACGGCGTTACCTCTACTGCTCTCGCATTAGGCGAGGACCGTGACATGGGTGTGGCGAGTGTTCTTGCACCTCGCGGTGGCAAAGGAGCTGCTGGTGCAGCGGACGACGCCGAAGAAGAATCTGCTGACGACGCAGCTAGCGAAGACGCCGGCGACGAGAGCTAA
- a CDS encoding peptidyl-tRNA hydrolase (PFAM: Peptidyl-tRNA hydrolase~TIGRFAM: peptidyl-tRNA hydrolase), which produces MKPSIRLIVGLGNPGEKYIGTRHNAGADFVSAVAKLNAIELKADKKVAGRIGRGIVNGQDTRLLIPDTFMNHSGKAVGLAAKYFQISPEHILIAHDELDMPPGASRFKFDGGHGGHNGLRDIIPALGGSRAFWRLRVGIGHPGNANKVSAWVLNKASKIEQALIDQSQNEAIRALELLMAGDDVKAMTQLHSNDKTKDDL; this is translated from the coding sequence GTGAAGCCCAGTATTCGACTCATTGTCGGTCTGGGTAACCCTGGCGAAAAATATATCGGCACTCGCCATAATGCGGGTGCCGATTTCGTTTCGGCGGTAGCAAAACTCAACGCTATCGAACTCAAAGCTGACAAAAAGGTGGCCGGCCGAATTGGGCGCGGTATCGTAAACGGGCAAGACACACGCCTGTTAATCCCTGACACCTTCATGAACCACAGCGGTAAAGCTGTGGGACTTGCAGCCAAGTATTTTCAAATAAGCCCCGAGCATATCCTCATTGCTCACGATGAGCTCGATATGCCACCGGGCGCAAGCCGCTTTAAGTTTGATGGCGGACACGGCGGTCATAATGGGCTTCGCGATATCATTCCAGCGCTTGGTGGGAGTCGCGCGTTTTGGCGCCTACGCGTTGGCATTGGGCACCCGGGCAATGCAAACAAAGTATCGGCTTGGGTGCTGAACAAAGCATCAAAGATTGAACAGGCACTTATCGATCAATCTCAGAACGAAGCCATTAGGGCACTGGAGCTACTCATGGCAGGCGATGACGTGAAAGCCATGACGCAATTACACAGTAATGACAAAACAAAAGACGACCTCTAA
- a CDS encoding GTP-binding protein YchF (PFAM: GTPase of unknown function; Protein of unknown function (DUF933)~TIGRFAM: GTP-binding protein YchF) has product MGIKCGIVGLPNVGKSTLFNALTKAGIDAENFPFCTIEPNAGVVSVPDPRQDAIQALVNPERCIPATMEFVDIAGLVAGASKGEGLGNQFLANIRETDAIAHVVRCFEDPNVIHVANQIDPLADIETINTELALADLESCEKQLQRVIRTAKSGDKTAVATKALLEDKLLPHLNEALPVRALDLDENEQALVKMMHLLTTKPTMYIANVAEDGFEDNPHLDAVKQFAEAENAGVVAICNKLESEISELEDDEKLEFLADMGMEESGLDRTIRAGYALLNLQTYFTAGPKEVRAWTVKVGATAPEAAGVIHTDFQKGFIRAEVVAYNDFISLKGESGAKEAGKWRLEGKDYTVADGDVIHFRFNV; this is encoded by the coding sequence ATGGGTATTAAATGTGGCATTGTTGGCCTTCCAAACGTTGGCAAATCAACGCTGTTTAATGCGCTCACCAAAGCAGGTATTGATGCTGAAAACTTCCCGTTCTGTACCATCGAACCCAATGCTGGCGTGGTATCGGTCCCCGACCCTCGACAGGATGCGATCCAAGCCTTAGTGAATCCAGAGCGCTGCATCCCCGCAACCATGGAGTTTGTAGATATTGCAGGCTTGGTCGCTGGCGCGTCTAAAGGCGAAGGACTTGGTAACCAGTTTCTTGCAAATATTCGTGAGACGGATGCCATCGCGCATGTGGTGCGCTGCTTTGAAGATCCAAATGTGATTCACGTAGCGAATCAAATCGATCCGCTGGCAGATATTGAAACCATCAATACAGAGCTTGCTCTCGCCGATCTTGAGAGCTGTGAGAAGCAGTTGCAGCGGGTTATTCGAACCGCAAAGAGTGGCGACAAAACAGCTGTTGCTACCAAAGCACTGCTCGAGGACAAGCTACTGCCTCATTTAAACGAGGCGCTTCCGGTTCGTGCACTCGATCTCGATGAGAACGAGCAAGCCCTCGTAAAAATGATGCACCTTCTCACCACAAAGCCAACGATGTACATCGCCAATGTTGCCGAAGACGGCTTTGAGGACAATCCACATCTTGATGCGGTTAAGCAATTTGCCGAAGCCGAGAACGCCGGTGTCGTCGCTATTTGTAACAAACTCGAGTCTGAGATTTCAGAACTGGAAGACGATGAAAAACTCGAATTCCTCGCTGATATGGGCATGGAAGAATCTGGCCTCGATCGCACGATTCGCGCGGGCTACGCTCTACTCAACCTGCAGACCTACTTTACGGCAGGCCCCAAAGAAGTAAGAGCATGGACAGTGAAAGTGGGGGCCACGGCTCCAGAAGCTGCGGGCGTTATTCACACTGACTTCCAAAAGGGTTTCATTCGCGCCGAGGTAGTCGCCTACAATGATTTCATCAGTCTGAAAGGTGAATCGGGCGCCAAAGAAGCTGGCAAATGGCGACTAGAAGGAAAGGATTACACCGTTGCGGATGGTGACGTCATTCACTTCCGCTTCAATGTGTGA
- a CDS encoding putative domain HDIG-containing protein (PFAM: HDOD domain) yields the protein MLKPFRRLFGGSNNSADHSKASVPSDSLQVSGTAERDWIEPEIVIAESDLDLADLPEAAGAFVRQIVRDALNDELELPIMPELGLAVRRKTQDPSSSASDLTLIIQTDIAITTKLIQVANSPLYAGYEPIQSLNEAVARIGMTAVRDIVTGLTIKQIFVTEQPRLRRRMRELWEHSARVAANCSVLARHQVGVDPDQALLAGLVHDIGELAIIKYANAFSTDELSDEALTEAIEHLSGKLGALMLRQWNLDEEFVFAALHADNFERASEQVVRLVDLVQVAQLHLLSGIPGEKTADLRRAPAVKHLGLTLDEAGKGVAVLTAARHDIEQVRAALAI from the coding sequence ATGTTGAAGCCTTTTCGCCGACTATTCGGTGGTTCTAACAACTCCGCAGATCATTCAAAAGCTTCTGTGCCCAGTGACTCTCTGCAAGTTTCTGGCACGGCTGAGCGTGATTGGATTGAGCCGGAAATTGTGATCGCTGAATCTGACTTGGACCTCGCAGACTTACCGGAGGCGGCAGGTGCTTTTGTGCGTCAGATTGTTCGTGATGCGCTCAACGACGAGCTTGAATTGCCAATCATGCCGGAACTCGGTCTTGCGGTGAGGCGAAAAACGCAAGATCCATCGTCGTCAGCATCTGACCTGACGCTGATTATTCAAACCGATATCGCCATCACGACGAAGCTAATTCAGGTCGCGAACTCTCCTCTTTATGCGGGCTATGAACCCATTCAGTCGCTGAATGAGGCGGTAGCACGAATCGGTATGACCGCCGTTCGGGATATCGTGACGGGGCTTACGATCAAACAAATATTTGTGACCGAGCAACCGAGACTCCGGAGGAGAATGCGCGAGTTGTGGGAGCACAGTGCTCGAGTTGCTGCCAATTGCTCGGTTCTGGCCCGTCATCAGGTGGGCGTTGACCCTGATCAGGCGTTACTGGCTGGTTTGGTCCACGATATTGGGGAGCTGGCGATCATCAAATACGCCAATGCGTTCTCTACTGATGAGCTAAGTGATGAAGCTTTAACAGAAGCTATTGAACACTTAAGCGGGAAGTTGGGTGCGTTGATGTTGCGTCAATGGAATCTAGATGAAGAGTTTGTCTTCGCTGCACTGCATGCGGACAACTTTGAGCGAGCGTCCGAGCAGGTGGTCCGTCTGGTCGATTTAGTTCAGGTCGCTCAATTGCATTTGTTGTCCGGCATCCCCGGCGAGAAAACGGCCGACCTGCGTCGAGCGCCTGCTGTGAAGCATTTGGGACTAACACTTGATGAGGCCGGGAAGGGGGTAGCTGTCCTCACTGCGGCACGTCACGATATCGAGCAGGTCAGGGCTGCGCTTGCGATTTAG
- a CDS encoding putative ornithine cyclodeaminase, mu-crystallin (PFAM: Ornithine cyclodeaminase/mu-crystallin family), whose protein sequence is MTDTNIGELQILGSELTRHLNWTDAVEALRVGHTFPRATLSDMLTSMAKGELLTRSAAIAGMGAGTKSVTIRPGNPELSPPAPSVQGLFTLFDEERGHPVGLVDGAFLTLWKTVADSLLGAHYLASSDAKSLAVMGTGPIARGLLEGYAAMYPRLTDIRVWGRTNERAQAIADTCSFDLVVCETAEAAVRGADIVTSATGARSPIIMGEWIKQGAHVDLVGAHGPDMREADDELISTPSLFVDSRETVLEHIGELRIPISTGVVTASDVLGDLYELVGGDDFERYRNETTVFKNGGGAHLDLMMANYFFEQARK, encoded by the coding sequence TTGACTGACACAAATATCGGTGAACTACAGATCCTGGGCTCCGAGCTCACTCGCCACTTGAACTGGACTGACGCGGTAGAAGCGCTTCGTGTTGGTCACACTTTTCCAAGAGCAACCCTAAGCGACATGCTCACCTCGATGGCAAAGGGTGAGTTGCTGACGCGTTCCGCCGCTATTGCAGGGATGGGTGCGGGTACTAAGTCCGTAACCATACGACCGGGAAACCCTGAACTTTCACCGCCAGCGCCGAGTGTGCAGGGACTGTTCACACTGTTTGACGAGGAGCGAGGGCACCCGGTAGGCCTAGTGGACGGAGCTTTCTTAACGCTTTGGAAGACCGTTGCTGACTCCCTTCTAGGTGCCCATTATCTCGCGTCATCGGATGCAAAATCTCTTGCGGTAATGGGCACGGGTCCCATTGCTAGGGGACTGCTTGAGGGGTACGCCGCGATGTACCCACGGCTGACCGATATTCGTGTATGGGGTAGGACGAATGAACGTGCTCAGGCTATTGCTGATACATGTTCTTTTGATCTGGTGGTCTGCGAGACTGCCGAAGCGGCTGTTCGAGGCGCAGACATCGTCACAAGTGCCACAGGCGCCAGATCGCCGATCATCATGGGAGAGTGGATTAAGCAGGGCGCACATGTCGACCTTGTTGGCGCGCACGGCCCTGATATGCGGGAAGCTGACGATGAGCTTATTTCAACACCATCGCTTTTTGTCGATTCACGTGAAACCGTTCTGGAGCATATCGGCGAACTACGCATACCCATTTCTACGGGTGTTGTGACAGCCTCCGACGTTTTGGGAGATCTTTACGAGCTGGTCGGAGGTGACGACTTTGAGCGATATCGCAATGAAACCACTGTCTTCAAGAATGGCGGTGGCGCCCATCTCGACCTTATGATGGCGAATTATTTTTTCGAGCAAGCTCGGAAGTAA
- a CDS encoding proline racemase (PFAM: Proline racemase), which translates to MLGTDPIHIVQCHACGEVGDVIVEGVAPPPGETLWEQSRWIARDQALRNFVLNEPRGGVHKHVNLLVPPKHPEADAGFIIMEPADTPPMSGSNSMCVATVLLEMGRVPMKEGTNTLTLEAPGGLARVTAECRSGRVESVTVTNHPSFAGRLDAAVEVEGLGSIQIDTAYGGDSFAVVDAPALGFRLSPDEAKDLADLGVRISDAATEQLGFHHPTNPDWQHISFCLFRTPVVDGETRHAVAIRPGKIDRSPTGTGVSAHLALLQARGEADVGSMLTARSIIDSVFIGRIEAVTQVGDLPAIVPSLTGRAWIYGRSELLLAPDDPWPQGYRVADTWPGT; encoded by the coding sequence ATGCTTGGCACTGATCCTATTCACATTGTGCAATGCCATGCCTGTGGTGAGGTGGGTGACGTCATTGTCGAGGGTGTTGCGCCTCCACCGGGAGAGACTTTATGGGAGCAATCGCGTTGGATTGCTCGTGATCAGGCCTTGCGCAACTTTGTGCTCAACGAACCACGTGGGGGTGTACACAAGCACGTTAATTTACTCGTGCCACCTAAGCATCCGGAGGCAGATGCGGGTTTTATCATTATGGAGCCTGCTGATACGCCGCCAATGTCGGGTTCCAACTCGATGTGTGTTGCGACCGTACTCCTTGAGATGGGTCGCGTTCCGATGAAGGAGGGAACCAATACTCTCACACTAGAGGCGCCGGGTGGTCTCGCCCGGGTAACGGCAGAGTGTCGGTCCGGACGCGTGGAATCGGTTACGGTCACTAATCACCCGAGTTTCGCGGGTCGTCTTGATGCTGCCGTTGAGGTCGAGGGTCTGGGAAGTATTCAGATTGATACTGCCTACGGCGGCGATAGTTTTGCGGTGGTTGATGCACCTGCACTGGGCTTTAGGCTCTCGCCTGATGAGGCGAAAGACCTCGCTGATCTGGGCGTGAGAATTTCAGATGCCGCGACCGAGCAGTTGGGGTTCCATCACCCAACAAATCCCGATTGGCAGCACATTTCGTTCTGTCTGTTTCGCACGCCGGTTGTTGACGGTGAGACTAGGCACGCAGTTGCGATTCGCCCCGGGAAAATTGACCGCTCACCAACAGGCACGGGTGTATCGGCCCACCTAGCCTTGCTGCAGGCGCGTGGCGAGGCGGATGTAGGTTCGATGCTGACTGCACGATCGATCATTGATTCAGTATTTATAGGGCGGATCGAAGCAGTAACGCAGGTGGGTGATCTGCCGGCAATTGTGCCTTCTCTCACCGGTCGAGCATGGATTTATGGACGATCGGAGCTCCTATTAGCGCCAGATGATCCTTGGCCACAGGGGTATCGAGTTGCTGATACTTGGCCCGGGACGTAA
- a CDS encoding Xaa-Pro aminopeptidase (PFAM: Metallopeptidase family M24; Creatinase/Prolidase N-terminal domain), producing the protein MTDVKTIAAGWEPSRVSALRDVMSAMKLDALVIPRWDEQQFEYVSLANERLAWTTGFTGSWGLSIVTYDDVILFIDGRYPEQAARETNRDWVTLQHLYEEPPEDWISQHAQAGWRVGFDSEVVTPDLYDRLQKVCEQKAALMQPTASDTFDQCWLDRPETPSSEVIQLSAEWAGESVAEKLARVREQMRLAGVAWLVETQPDNVNWLLNIRGQDLPYCPVVRARLLIGLKGEIHLFGDVADSDAEALASADTAVRCHARDQFLNTLEHAIQPADCLWVDPTQGPQCGRQMAETVGGGALTHRSPITDLKARKNDTELTALRSACLSDSAVWVRLLHWLESAVHSEVVTELGVEERIHQFRTEVDDYTAPSFRTISAADGNASLAHYSAPADGGATLKPSTLFLLDSGGQFSRGGTTDTTRTWCFQTPTSEHRSLATSVLKAHISVAQQTFPVGTLGHALDSAARLPMWQAKLDYDHGTGHGVGHYLSVHEFPQRMQKAGTAVGLEAGMTLTVEPGFYRADEFGIRHENLCEVVCREDGWLGLESMAYIPFNRRLIDVEMLTAAERAWVDTYHREVLDRVSPLLADDDLVAWLEAATKPLQDH; encoded by the coding sequence ATGACTGATGTTAAGACCATTGCAGCGGGTTGGGAGCCCAGTCGTGTGTCTGCCTTGCGAGATGTGATGAGCGCGATGAAACTCGATGCCCTGGTCATTCCGCGTTGGGACGAGCAACAGTTTGAATATGTATCGCTTGCCAACGAACGACTGGCATGGACAACGGGATTCACAGGTAGCTGGGGACTATCGATAGTCACGTACGACGATGTCATTCTCTTCATTGATGGGCGATACCCCGAGCAAGCGGCACGCGAGACCAATCGCGATTGGGTGACCCTACAGCATTTGTACGAGGAGCCTCCTGAGGATTGGATCTCGCAACATGCGCAGGCAGGGTGGCGCGTTGGTTTTGATAGCGAAGTCGTTACGCCTGACTTATACGATCGCCTGCAAAAAGTCTGTGAGCAAAAAGCAGCGCTTATGCAGCCGACTGCCTCAGACACGTTTGATCAGTGTTGGCTCGATCGACCCGAGACGCCCTCATCGGAAGTCATTCAGTTGTCGGCTGAGTGGGCCGGTGAATCGGTCGCTGAGAAGTTAGCGCGAGTTCGCGAGCAAATGCGCTTGGCTGGTGTTGCTTGGCTTGTAGAAACACAGCCCGACAACGTTAACTGGCTCCTTAATATTCGTGGGCAAGACCTGCCGTATTGCCCGGTCGTGCGCGCGCGATTATTGATTGGATTAAAGGGCGAGATTCACCTGTTTGGGGATGTAGCAGACAGCGATGCCGAGGCGCTCGCGAGTGCTGATACCGCAGTACGCTGTCATGCGCGCGATCAATTTTTGAACACGCTTGAGCATGCAATTCAGCCAGCCGATTGTCTGTGGGTTGACCCAACACAGGGACCGCAGTGCGGACGTCAAATGGCGGAAACGGTTGGTGGTGGGGCGCTCACCCATCGCAGCCCCATTACCGATTTGAAGGCGCGCAAAAATGACACCGAATTAACTGCTCTGCGCAGTGCTTGCTTGTCTGACAGTGCGGTTTGGGTGCGTTTACTTCATTGGTTGGAGTCGGCAGTTCACAGCGAAGTGGTCACCGAACTGGGGGTGGAAGAGCGCATCCATCAATTTCGAACCGAGGTTGACGACTACACAGCACCCAGCTTTAGGACAATTTCCGCCGCTGATGGCAATGCATCGCTTGCGCACTACTCCGCACCTGCCGATGGTGGCGCAACACTGAAGCCTTCAACACTGTTTTTGCTGGATTCTGGTGGTCAATTCAGTCGTGGGGGGACTACAGATACCACACGCACGTGGTGCTTCCAGACACCAACCTCGGAGCATCGGAGTCTCGCGACCAGCGTGCTGAAAGCGCACATTAGTGTGGCTCAGCAAACCTTCCCAGTGGGTACCTTGGGACATGCGCTTGACAGTGCAGCTAGGCTCCCAATGTGGCAGGCGAAGCTAGATTACGACCATGGAACAGGGCACGGGGTAGGGCACTATCTCAGCGTCCATGAATTCCCCCAGCGTATGCAGAAGGCGGGAACGGCCGTAGGCCTTGAGGCCGGCATGACCCTCACCGTGGAGCCAGGCTTTTATCGGGCGGACGAATTTGGTATTCGCCACGAAAACCTTTGCGAGGTGGTGTGTCGCGAAGACGGGTGGCTAGGCCTGGAAAGCATGGCCTATATACCGTTCAACCGACGCTTAATCGATGTGGAGATGTTGACCGCAGCCGAGCGTGCTTGGGTAGATACCTACCACCGGGAGGTTCTCGATAGAGTCAGTCCTTTATTGGCTGATGATGATTTAGTCGCTTGGCTCGAGGCGGCGACAAAGCCGCTGCAAGATCATTGA
- a CDS encoding dipeptide/tripeptide permease (PFAM: Major Facilitator Superfamily) codes for MNNKTPANTFTRTFYVANTLEIFERIAWYGFFTVSSLYMSTSPSAGGLGFSDTERGILQGIIPFFVYVLPVITGAMGDRIGYRKMFLIAFALLTPSYLLLGQVHEFWPFFFVYMLVALGAAIFKPLVVGTVARSANDDNRGRAFGIFYMMVNVGGFLGPVIAGFVRAISWDHVFWLSSIAIGINLLIALFLLEDDSPKRAQIVADQDPSQEASDAASHNSTQAANPQQAHEMSSNAGTDHADNFGDTDSTSQSSTSQSAASEALSDAIEVLGNGRFALMLIPIILGLMIAGGGWIAWRDYGVFMFFWLGAQIIWDRLAARQSSPERNPSSGQETALLTAPWYQQKLRVGNAPFLVYLLVLSLFWAVYNQIFLTFPLYIQDFVDTSDAVAIAQSLSNGFAQFIAPVDTARLAEALGVLAVSQPEPVEAFKTLVQYQVRIPEAELAAGLAALSAGSISVDTLAGEWASKFRQVSPEYIIAFDFLSIVLFQYFISRWGESRAPFGMLILGTGMIGAAFVIGGVSHMVAFGGVLTIASVIVFAFGEMLASPKSQEYVASTSSPQQAALFQGYYFVSIAIGYLLAGIMSGWAYGEIAIEANQPFLMWALFAGLAVLAMIALALFNRFLAPHMGAGDIPSEASYD; via the coding sequence TTGAATAACAAAACACCAGCGAACACGTTCACGCGCACCTTTTACGTTGCCAACACGCTCGAAATTTTCGAGCGCATAGCCTGGTATGGTTTCTTCACGGTTTCCTCGCTTTATATGAGTACCTCCCCGAGCGCAGGTGGTCTTGGCTTTAGTGACACTGAGCGCGGCATCTTGCAGGGCATTATTCCCTTCTTCGTCTACGTCTTGCCGGTAATCACCGGTGCGATGGGAGATCGGATCGGTTACCGGAAGATGTTTTTAATCGCCTTCGCGCTACTCACTCCGAGCTACTTGCTGCTGGGTCAAGTGCACGAGTTCTGGCCATTTTTCTTTGTTTACATGCTTGTGGCTTTAGGGGCCGCCATTTTTAAACCGCTCGTGGTGGGTACAGTTGCGCGAAGTGCAAACGATGACAATCGTGGTCGTGCGTTCGGCATCTTCTACATGATGGTCAACGTCGGCGGCTTCTTGGGCCCCGTGATTGCGGGTTTTGTAAGAGCCATCAGTTGGGATCACGTCTTCTGGCTCTCATCGATTGCGATTGGCATAAATCTTCTTATCGCGCTTTTTCTCTTAGAAGATGACTCACCAAAGCGAGCTCAGATAGTTGCGGACCAAGACCCGAGTCAAGAAGCGAGTGACGCCGCTTCGCATAACTCAACGCAGGCGGCGAACCCTCAGCAGGCTCATGAGATGAGCTCGAATGCTGGCACCGATCATGCGGATAATTTTGGCGATACAGACAGTACCTCTCAAAGCAGCACCTCCCAAAGTGCCGCCTCTGAGGCACTCTCGGACGCTATCGAAGTGCTTGGTAATGGCCGCTTTGCCCTGATGCTTATTCCCATCATTCTGGGGCTCATGATTGCCGGGGGTGGTTGGATAGCCTGGCGTGACTACGGTGTGTTTATGTTTTTCTGGCTTGGCGCTCAGATTATCTGGGATCGTCTCGCTGCGAGGCAGTCCTCGCCTGAACGAAATCCGTCCTCAGGACAGGAGACAGCGCTTCTAACAGCGCCTTGGTATCAACAAAAATTGAGAGTCGGTAACGCGCCGTTTCTTGTTTATTTACTTGTGTTGTCGCTTTTTTGGGCGGTCTATAACCAAATTTTCCTCACCTTTCCGCTCTACATTCAGGACTTCGTAGACACATCTGACGCTGTAGCAATTGCCCAGTCGCTGTCCAATGGTTTTGCTCAATTCATTGCACCGGTTGACACTGCGCGGCTTGCTGAAGCCCTGGGGGTACTAGCGGTCTCTCAGCCCGAGCCGGTCGAAGCGTTCAAAACGCTTGTGCAATATCAAGTTCGCATCCCCGAGGCTGAGTTAGCCGCTGGCTTGGCTGCACTGAGCGCAGGAAGTATCAGCGTTGACACGCTCGCAGGTGAATGGGCGAGCAAGTTTCGGCAGGTCAGCCCCGAATACATCATCGCCTTTGATTTCCTGTCGATTGTGCTGTTCCAGTATTTCATCAGTCGGTGGGGAGAGAGCCGTGCGCCATTTGGCATGCTGATTCTGGGCACAGGGATGATCGGTGCCGCTTTCGTTATCGGTGGTGTGTCGCACATGGTGGCTTTTGGTGGCGTCCTAACCATCGCAAGTGTCATCGTTTTTGCTTTTGGTGAGATGCTTGCGTCACCAAAGAGCCAAGAATACGTAGCGTCAACCTCTTCACCCCAGCAGGCGGCGTTGTTTCAGGGTTACTATTTTGTCTCGATTGCGATTGGCTACCTGCTTGCCGGCATCATGTCGGGATGGGCCTACGGGGAGATAGCGATTGAGGCGAATCAACCGTTCCTGATGTGGGCTCTGTTCGCAGGTTTGGCAGTTCTGGCGATGATCGCATTGGCGTTGTTCAATCGTTTCCTAGCACCACATATGGGGGCAGGAGACATTCCAAGTGAGGCGAGTTATGACTGA